The DNA segment ACCACGTGCGAGTTCTATATGGCTTTCGCAGACTACAACGACCTGATGAAAATGACTGAGGATATGCTGAGTGGCATGGTCAAAGAGTTGACAGGTGGTTACAAGATCAAGTATCATGCTAATGGGTATGACAAGGAGCCAATCGAAATCGACTTCACCCCTCCGTTCAGGTTTGAGTCAAATCTATATTTCCATTGATTTAAACAAATCAAGCTTATATATGGTAATGATATACatgatttttggattttgtaggAGGATTGAGATGATTGGAGAGTTGGAGAAGGTGGCTAACCTTAATATACCAAAGGATTTGGCTAGTGAAGAAGCCAACAAGTATCTGATTGAGGCATGTGCCAAGTTCGACGTGAAATGCCCACCTCCTCAGACAACAGCTCGTCTGCTAGATAAAGTAAGTAACATCTTTCTCTCTCACTCTTCAATGTCTTGAGATCTAGCATAGGAAAATTAAAATGTGATATGATGTCTCTTTTTGGCAGCTTGTTGGAGAATTTCTGGAAGTGTCATGTGTGAACCCGACTTTCATCATCAACCATCCCGAGATCATGTCTCCCTTGGCAAAATGGCATAGATCAAACAATGTTCTCACCGAGAGATTCGAGCTCTTTATCAACAAACATGAAGTAAGCACTAGCTAACTATGAGTTttgtttagtgttgttttatacTAACATATACTAAACTTGACCGCAGCTCTGCAACGCCTACACCGAgttgaacgaccctgtggtccAGCGTCAAAGGTTTGCTGATCAGCTCAAAGATAGGCAGTCTGGAGACGATGAGGCGATGGCTTTAGACGAGACTTTCTGCGGTGCTTTGGAATATGGATTAGCTCCTACGGGTGGTTGGGGGTTGGGTATTGACAGGCTTGCCATGCTATTCACCGACTCGCAGAACATCAAGGTCAGTCTCTTATCTCATTCTCTCTTACTGATTTGATCTTATCGACCAGACTCATGAATTGAACTTGTAAATGTATCAGGAAGTTATTCTCTTCCCGGCAATGAGGCCACAAGATGATCCAGCAGCCGCTAAAGGTACGATCTAACTGATAGTTTAGTAATAATAATCTGTGTTTGGATTGCAActtgatacttttttttttttgcagcttcTTTGCAAGCAGAGAACAAAGGAGAGTAGGGCACAGTTTTCATCTCTTTTTTGCCTCTAAAGCTTTTAAAGTTTGGTAGTCAAATTGCTATGATGCAACAAACTTTTCTCAAATTACTTTTAATTGCGATGTATGAACGACCATATTCTCACAAACCTAGTTACTAGCAAAAACCTTTGTATTGCATTTTGGAAAATCGTTTACCGTTCGTTTCTAATcgtggttttaaaattttgtttctttcacCCACTGTGATGCCGGAATCAGATCAGTGGCTGGTGAACCGCAACCTCATCAAATTGGCAGCACAAGCTTTTTAGGAGTTAGATACAGCTTGTTGTGACGTAGATGTACTCTAGAAAAGCCTATCTTACCAGCTATGAAGCTAACTCATCATGGAATCATGCAGAATTGGATTTTATTGGAAAAGCTTTGTAGACCATGAAGACATGGGTTTTACAGGTCAGAAGACCTTTATACGATATCTTACATATTCAAGTCTATGGAAATTCAAACAAGAATAGCCTTCGACCAAATCAACTTGGCCTCTCATAGTAAGTCTTTTAGTTTTAGGAGTTCAGAACAAGAAGATCCAGGTCCAGAATCTGATCCAACAAGAAGATCCATTCGATTTACTAACATGGATCAAATAGACATTACTTAAGGAAAGTCTTTTAACTCCTTCAAATTTGATGGACCCAAACTTATTTATAGAAAAGTCTAAATATCACCCATGTCTTAGACGTCCTACTATGTGCCAGCATCCAGAACATCAAAAGACTTCTCCTGCATTCCAACATTCCATTTTCGATCCAAGGAGCATTAAACTTCAATGGTTCCTTCCTAAGCTGTTTATGCACTAGATCACCTTATTCCCTAAAACCTAAGGAAGCTTATTTATTCCCTAAAACCGTCTAAGTTCAAGAAGACTCAACCATTCTTTGTATACTGATCCAAGAAAATCATCACCAACGGTCATATACTGATCATGATCAGTCCATTAAGTCTCGTgtctttattttgtaattactacCTTCCTTTTCCAGTATATGACTGTTTGGTTTGCCTATGGTCGAGCCTTTTATAGCTGACTTCATTTGCAACATTCAGAAAAGAGCGAGTTATCCGGTTCACAAAACCGAGAATTTGTGTTATGTTTTCTTTAGTTCTTCTTGAGTGATTCATCAAATGCTAAAGAGGCCACAACTAGAGTGTTTATGAATTATTCAAACCATATATTCGTCCATATTGACTGAGCTACTCGATTTTATCCAACCTCTTGACCTTCTCAAAGAATGTCGTACGGCCAATTGAGATTGTCTCATCCATCGACCATTTCCGCTTTACCTATTTTTGTatcatctttttattattttaatcctCATCTTATGAAGcctcatttttttctttgcaaCGGTCGTCCATGGGGAGGTCTCGACAATCGGCTATCTAGCACCTCGACAGCTCGTGAGCCTAGTTCCCGACCAGCCAAGACCCACCTGCCGTTCCGGTATCACACTATTTTTATAATAACATGAGCTAATCAGTCTGAAAATACAGAATCGAGTAGAGGGGCATGTCGTTTCTTCAAGTGTTACTGTGGGCTCTTTTTCTTTGTCATCATTCAACATTTTATTATCAAATGACATCTGCGGTGTGTTTTTAGTTAGAaaggaaaatataataatacataaaatcaAATAGAAGAAAAATTATTGTCTGCTCCATGATTGTTAGCATATATAAGTGCGCATTGTTTTATTTCTTAAGATAATTTGTATAAGGTTGCACAAATATTATTGGCcatacttataaaaaaaattattggtcATTCTAcctaaaaacaaaacttgtttcgGCCGAATATGAAGCTTTGATATGGGCGATGTAGTGTATGAAGACCCTACAAGTTACAAAAATGGTGTTTGCAACTGACTGCGTTCACTACAAATATGGAGGAGTTTCTGCGATGTAAAGAATTCTTCCTCAATTTCTCTATCCAACATATTTCAAGGACACAAAATACTCTGGCAGACAAGTTAACACGAGGTGGTAGGACTTTGCCATctgctatggtttatgttgattCAGTTCCCCCGAGGTGGCTTTCGGATCAAAAATCCTCTTAGTTTCTTAgccttttgttgtaaaaaaaaaaaattataacatcaTTCAACTTTCTTTTGTTCAGTCCCATACCATTTGTTCCGTCGATCCCCATTTATTGTGTTTGTTTACATAAGCCACATTTATATCGCTTGATCCGCATCATTTTTTATCAAACATTCAGACCTTAAGCCTATGATTTTATATCATGTCATTGTTGAAGTGGTTGAAATGGTATACTATTGATAACCTTGTTTAAAGAGTTACAGCTATTTAATACTAAGATTGAAGGGAAACAAAAAGTCATGGATTGAGAAACAAAATGTATTTAGATGAATCATGATCACATAGAAAAAGTCAGACTGCTTTAAGCTTGTATTGTAATTGGGTCTCAAATCAATATCATATCTCACGAGACAGCCATAAGCCAACTCATCTCCTCTCTCCAACACATGTTTTATTATCTCTCCAACCAAATacctttcatatttattttgtttatgattAAAAAGTCATACCTTTCACTTAATAATATAATGATAAATACTattataaaattcttaaaaatataaatttatgcaTATTTGTTACTACATTTTTCGTTGGCACACCACCATTCCTATATATGATGATGGTAATGATTTCATTTAAATGGAGATTTACCCACTAACAAATAATCCACGAATACGACACGAAGTAAAAGATAAGAAGAGATAACGCTGTGGGTGGGTTCTCACGTCTTTTCCTTTTGTTTCCCACTTTATAATTCACTTTTTTCATACaccaaatcaattaaaaaattgAGTTTCTAATTACAATTTTTATAACCCAAAAATCAAACCGCCcaaaaataatttctttttatatagaaaacccAAGTAATCTTCTTTCATGTTccactctctttcttcttttctcttccaAATCTTCATTCTTCTCATAAAAACCTGctaaaaacataacaaatatGTTTACACTTATCAGTATTGATCATTCTgagattattatttaatattgagCGATAGACAGTAACCTGGAATCCTAACCTTTTGTACGTGTTTACAGATAACATTTCAGAGTTTTGGCTTTAATAATCTCTTGGGGTTTGTGAATACATTCAGCATTTGCTTATATATGAGTCTTTGCCAATTGCTCCAAGCATTCTACATGCTACTTCCAGCAACTTCCCTGTTGATTAATGAAACAAAGAACTTTAATTATTAGGTCATGATCACAATCAATTAATTCCAGTCACAATCTCATGTCACTTAATTAAACACTATTTCTGGAAATTAGAGTTTAGAAAAAGCTAAAAAGGAAATAATTTAACCAAATATTATAAGTGAAATTTTGTAAACGTGAGAAGATGCTTTAGGTAATGTTGAAGAAGCTTCTAATGATTCTTTCTAGTTTCTTCTGTTTGATATCTTCCTATATCCCTCACCAATCTTTACCTTTAGTACATGGATTAAAACCTTGAGTAATTAAGCGTTAATCATGTACTAAAATTTATGATTCACAAGTAACCACAAACTCCTATCCTCAAAAACGATCTTAATCatgtcacttatcatatgaaaCCTAATTAGTCCCGACGCTAATGATTCAATCATAGACACACAAACACATATTCAATCAAACGTACCTCTTCTTGTCTGAACAACTTTCTTAACCGAACCACTCGGTTTCTTAACcgtctcctcttcctcctcaggGAACAAAACACCATCAATCCCCTGAACCGAAATCCGACCGTCCGTATAAATATCCGGATCAAACAAGTAAGCAGACCGGTCACCCGAACCGAACTTAACCGAACCATCAGCTTCCTTCGCCGCAACTTTATGAGGAAAACGCAGCGTTTCATACTTCACCTTCCCAAACCTCCTAACCGAATTATACATACTCTCCTCCGTCTGATACTCCGGTATAATGTGGTAATACATTATCTGCTCCGGAGCTCCGGGCTCGCTCAACTGATCCGTCGTCAGCTTCGCCATAGCCTCGTCGTTGGGAGCTAACACGGTGAGGACGTAGCCTTCCGACACCAACCGTCCCATCTCCGTCGCGAGCGACGTCAGGTTCACGAGAATATCCGCCATCTCGTTGTATCCGCCGTAGTGCAGCAACGTGTGGATGAAATCTTTGACCTGAGCCTCGCCGTTGAAATGGTGACGCGGACCTCCGGGTCCCGGCGCCGGCGCCGGAGCTAGCGACGGACCTGGAGCCATGGCGGATTGGATCGGGAGAACCGGAGGGGCTCCGGCGGGAAccgcggcggcggcggcggcggattTCTTGAGACGGTTTGTTCTCGGGTCGATTTCCGGAGCTCCTTCGGGTAAGACGGCGGAGATTGATCGGAGGTTTCTCCGCCGGTTGAAATCTTCTTGGACGGAGCGAGGGATTAAAAGCCGTTCGATCCCGTGGATCAACCCGTCGGGTCGGGTCAAATCATCGGGTCGGGTTATCACGGCGGAGTTCACTACTAGTCTATTCACGTTGCCTTTGGTTTTGCTCAAATGCAGCACTTGGCCGTGTCCCAACGTGACGTGTTTGACACGTTTCGAACTCTCTTCGGGCCATTGGGTTGACCCGACCCGAGTGGGGATAATGTGGGACAAGAGCAGCGTCTGGAGGGATTTGAGGTTACCCGGTTGGAGCAAGAACCGTTTGAAACCCGGGTCAAGGTCACGCTCTAAGGCTTCGTTGCGAGGGGCGAAAATTGTAATATTGTGACGACCGACGGCGTCTTCGAGTGTTTGGAGGAGGAGAGCTTTCTCGACGAGCTCCGCGAGCTCGGTGTAGCGAGAGTCGAGGAGAGCTACGAGGACTGAGTTTGAGTTTATTTGACCGGACCCGGTTATGTTGTGGTGACCCGGTTCGAGAGTCTGTGGCAAAGCCGATGCAGTGAGaatgaataagaagaagaaagatacgGCGGAGCAACCATAGATGCAGCGATCCATGGTGCTCAGATTGGGAGTAAAGAAAAATGCCTTTTCTTGGAGAATATGCTTCGTTTATTCTGATACTTGAAACGTCGGCGACCGATAGTGGGTGTGGGAGACGGGTAAGAAGAAGGAAGATAGAGAGAGATATGTGTGAGTTTGGCTGGTCTCTGGTCTATGTTTGTGTATCAAAACAAGTTTGGGTTTTCGGACAGGCTGGTGGTGGGAACCACACGGTGtctgaaaattttaattattttagctGACTTTGGCTTTATTTAGGTCTCGAATCGGCTCAGCTCGGCTTCCATTACGTTTCAATGAACCTTTTGTATTATTTTCCGGCTAAATCTTTTGTATAATCATTGAATAAACACCACTTTTGTCTTTATTAAACTAGtattaataaacaaaaacagtacttcctttgtttcatttttcttgtttcaCAAAAAATGTCATTCTATAATTTCAATGCAATTTATAAACCTTTTCAGCTCAAAATTAATTGCAAaatgcattgattttataaataaattgatttatctAAAATACTATTGATTAGATATGTGATTAATATTGGTTAGATATGTGATgttaatgaaaacataaatacattttaataaaCTCTTTAATATGTGTGAAGAGTGTATAAGTGATACTCTTTGTGAAACGGAAGATGTATTATTTCAGAACAAACATAGTATGCTTGTATTATAAAAGTTCACATAATAATCTACTTAAGAAATTGAATAACTACTATTAATTTTCATCCTTAATCAAATGCTTATGCATAGCAAATGAATGGTCACTAAttcaatatataataaaacatcaaAGAATTTAGCAGTCAGTATTAAATGGTTGCAACTGTATTTGCAAGTCATAGAGTTATGGATCTAGTCATGTACGTAAGAATACATTGGCAAATTGAATAAAGCAAATGTAAAGTCTACGATTTAAAAGTCATACTAGTAAAATAGAGTAATTATGCCTTGAGCTAAACAACTAGAGAACTACTACACATGTTGcaaacattatattttattgattattttaaatagtaaaacGTATAATCTGGTGGAGAGTGAAAGTGATGGTCTTTGAATTTTTCCTTAGGTCATGAATCTTTATTACAATAAGACAATCGGTGAACTCATTAAAGATGATAATAATATAGAGTTAGTAAGTCGTCTTCTATAAGTTAATGATAGTTAAATTGAAAGTAAGATTAAGAAATCCAACCAAACATTAGAAAAAAAAGACATGTGAAGCTAAGAAGAAGCCGAGGAAAATGGAAACACACGTGGCTTGAGTTGGAGCTGTCGGTGTGTGAACTAAAACAaccatcatttattttatatttattacacCTTTTTGGTTGATACGTCAAAGTTCGTGAATCGTGTAATGTCCCACCTCAGTTCTACTTACCTGTTTTCACCACGCGCTTCAACCAGGAGCGTGCATTCTCGCGTTTCGAATCAGTGGTTTCAAACGAATTTCGTTATTCCCGCGCTTATAGAAAAGATAGGCTTTTAAGGCCCAATTGAGTAAAATGATATACTATTGAAATTTAGATTATATACCTGTCCCGAGTTATTGCATTGGTTCTCGGCTATATAATTGGGCCTAACTCATTgctttctgttttctttttatctcaTTGGATGATATATTCTTACCACTTATGTAGCGTTTTGTTTCTGGAAAATTTATCATCACTAAAAGTTCAATGATGATATGAACAAGACTAGagttttatcttatataatatcttacataaataatattattttgttcagTGATCACCATGTCAGAATGTATTCTATATTTAGTTTCAGCTCATCCCTAAAACGAATCTCAAATGTACCTAAGCCCACATATATGATCCAAACAAAAATCGTTGGTCATAGTTAGTCGTGCAGACGGTTTTGTTGTTCAGTACATGTTCCATATGTTTTGTTACTATTCTGGATTCAGAAGAGCCAGTTACTTGAACTTTAAAAAcatctgaaaataaaaattacatgaGATTTACCAGATAATAATGGGGTAGAGAGGGGGGGGGGGACAGTACATATCAAAGCTGAATTAGTGGATTCTAGTAAGTAGTAAAGGACAATTGAAACACAAACATAGCAGAGATAATGAGAGATGCAGAAGAAGATAGTCGTGATAGCAACACCTGAATTTAATGCCAAACACTTATGAGTTAAAGCGATGTTTGTGGTCCTCACATCAGCCTCTACAACACCTaccaaaataataagaaaaccCTTTAGGAAAAGGACAGTTTCCATGAGAGGCTTCCCACTTTGTTAAACCCTAATCTATTTCTCACCCTTTAGCTGCTGTTCAAGCTTAACTCACTAATTGTACTTTTAGGATTAAAACATTACAAATCAAACCTTTCTACTAGATCAATGCTAGTTGGCAAGATATTTTTCATCTGCCAAATGATTATCATGAATTGCATAATTCAATACATCTTCTCATGTCATGTCACTTAATCGACAAAACACATCATCAAATTCCATTCAATTTTAGAATACTGAAAATTTCTCTCTAATAATCACAAAATCCCATAACATTTGAAATCAATCTCACCACCAAaatatcaatcaatcaatcatttATGGCAAGACTCAGGACTCACACTTTGCTTTGCACACACATACcacacacaaacacaatcaagaagaagaaaataatatttacaagATGTCATTGCCAAACGGCTCTCGGTGTCACCGTAGCTCCTCCTCTAATCGCTGTGTTCCGAAACACTTCAGTAAACGACGGCCTCGGCGACGCCGAAAGAGACTTCGAAACTCTCGGAGAAGACACCGACTCTCTCTGCGACGGACTCCTCCAGAATCCAGCACCGTAAAACCTGTTCCACATCTCTTTCTCCAACGCCAACACCGCCTCGTCCTCTTCATCGGTCTCCTCGTCCGTCGTCAGCTCAGCCGCAACCGCTGCGCCCTTCCCGAAGTACTTGGGATCAAAGAAACCgtcatcctcctcctccgagACATCATTACTATCCAACGGAAAGATCGCGAACTCCGAGTTCTGGAACACTCTCTGCACCCTCTCGCCTGACGGAAGCGGCGGGAGGATACCGTTCTTGACGAGCTGTTTACGGCGGTGACTGCGGATAGCGCGGCGGCAGATCCCGCGCGGGACTTTGTAGACCGCGAGGACGACGAGGTTGACTATTCCGCAAGGACAGCAGCACCACACGGCGGCGCAACTCGCCGTCGTGCCGCCGCAGAACTCGGCGGGTGTTGATCCGCCGCAAGTGGCGTTCGGAGACGGGGAGGAGAGGCTTCTTTGGAGGAGAGGGTGTCTCCGGTGACTACGAGAGGGAGAAGACGAGGGAGTGTCTGACGGTTTCGTCTGCCTCGACATGTGTTTCGGATCGTAACGTGACGTCATGTTCATATATACTTCGGTTTGGTTACAAAGCTCAGGCCAAACGCAACACCACGGAATCTCTCCGGTGATGGCGAACGGCGAAGGTCGTGGAGGCTGATACGAGAATAAagcccaaagaaaaaaaaaggagaaagtcGAAAgacttgtaaaaaaaaagacacaggAACCAAACCGATAATTTAGGCGCGAGAAGT comes from the Brassica rapa cultivar Chiifu-401-42 chromosome A01, CAAS_Brap_v3.01, whole genome shotgun sequence genome and includes:
- the LOC103846060 gene encoding uncharacterized protein LOC103846060, with protein sequence MNMTSRYDPKHMSRQTKPSDTPSSSPSRSHRRHPLLQRSLSSPSPNATCGGSTPAEFCGGTTASCAAVWCCCPCGIVNLVVLAVYKVPRGICRRAIRSHRRKQLVKNGILPPLPSGERVQRVFQNSEFAIFPLDSNDVSEEEDDGFFDPKYFGKGAAVAAELTTDEETDEEDEAVLALEKEMWNRFYGAGFWRSPSQRESVSSPRVSKSLSASPRPSFTEVFRNTAIRGGATVTPRAVWQ
- the LOC103846045 gene encoding fasciclin-like arabinogalactan protein 18; translation: MDRCIYGCSAVSFFFLFILTASALPQTLEPGHHNITGSGQINSNSVLVALLDSRYTELAELVEKALLLQTLEDAVGRHNITIFAPRNEALERDLDPGFKRFLLQPGNLKSLQTLLLSHIIPTRVGSTQWPEESSKRVKHVTLGHGQVLHLSKTKGNVNRLVVNSAVITRPDDLTRPDGLIHGIERLLIPRSVQEDFNRRRNLRSISAVLPEGAPEIDPRTNRLKKSAAAAAAVPAGAPPVLPIQSAMAPGPSLAPAPAPGPGGPRHHFNGEAQVKDFIHTLLHYGGYNEMADILVNLTSLATEMGRLVSEGYVLTVLAPNDEAMAKLTTDQLSEPGAPEQIMYYHIIPEYQTEESMYNSVRRFGKVKYETLRFPHKVAAKEADGSVKFGSGDRSAYLFDPDIYTDGRISVQGIDGVLFPEEEEETVKKPSGSVKKVVQTRRGKLLEVACRMLGAIGKDSYISKC